A region of Colletotrichum higginsianum IMI 349063 chromosome 10, whole genome shotgun sequence DNA encodes the following proteins:
- a CDS encoding Extracellular serine-rich protein: MKFGTLAVYLSAMVGASVAATINERQAPPAPPGPAPPNPKVIPVLVGSPTREKSLLFYPEIVKANPGDIVQFQFWPNNHSVTQAANPQAPCVPLQDQNPNAVHSGFIPGVTDGSPIGTFNVQVENTEPMLMYCAQGMHCQLGMVMIINPKADADVQAYRQAAGQSQTNVPAKNVAGGSAGRIPSNLAVPPVV; this comes from the exons ATGAAGTTCGGTACCCTTGCTGTTTATCTTTCCGCCATGGTTGGAGCCTCCGTTGCTGCCACCATCAATG AACGTCAGGCGCCTCCTGCGCCGCCGGGCCCGGCACCCCCCAACCCCAAGGTCATTCCCGTCCTTGTCGGCAGTCCGACCCGCGAGAAGTCACTCTTGTTCTATCCTGAGATCGTCAAGGCGAACCCTGGCGACATCGTCCAGTTCCAGTTCTGGCCCAACAACCACTCCGTCACCCAGGCCGCTAACCCCCAGGCGCCATGCGTACCCCTCCAAGATCAAAACCCGAACGCCGTCCACTCTGGCTTCATCCCCGGCGTTACTGATGGGTCTCCCATCGGCACTTTCAACGTGCAGGTCGAGAACACTGAGCCGATGCTCATGTACTGCGCCCAGGGCATGCACTGCCAGCTGGGCATGGTCATGATCATCAACCC TAAGGCGGATGCGGATGTGCAAGCCTACAGGCAGGCCGCTGGACAGTCGCAGACGAACGTCCCGGCCAAGAACGTTGCTGGCGGCTCTGCGGGCAGGATCCCCTCCAATTTGGCTGTTCCTCCCGTTGTGTAA
- a CDS encoding AflT/aflT/transmembrane protein, with product MPLHQRPQLTAAFDTAAGISQYISLPIDDVFVEKATWCMIRLFLRWDGGTEYSWGNWRTILCWCIGIDLLAFSTSLALATVISGFLASDQYGRSLRFHNSSSSNTCLRIVSVIFMGTGIGLSGQQTPIAVQTVFEGRDVAPATSPLIALQSLVSTVFLAVIQDIFHSRLMFALHRNVPSVDSVLTVDSSKIVGSMRRIYPNFVDGIIKFHNTASTALRDVFLIATVLGCLTIFGCVFIEWKSVKRKEP from the exons ATGCCTCTACACCAACGTCCGCAACTCACGGCCGCATTCGACACGGCCGCCGGGATCTCCCAGTACATTTCCCTACCGATTGACGACGTCTTTGTCGAAAAGGCTACTTGGTGTATGATACGCCTCTTTTTACGCTGGGAT GGCGGAACTGAGTACTCATGGGGTAACTGGCGCACCATTCTGTGTTGGTGCAT TGGCATTGACCTCCTTGCATTTTCAACATCATTGGCCTTGGCTACTGTCATTTCAGGGTTTCTG GCCTCTGATCAGTACGGCCGCTCTCTCCGTTTCCACAACTCTTCAAGCTCTAATACCTGCCTCAGGATCGTTTCGGTCATCTTCATGGGAACAGGCATCGGCTTGAGTGGACAACAGACCCCAATAGCTGTCCAGACCGTGTTTGAGGGCCGTGACGTGGCTCCGGCCACTTCTCCTCTGATCGCCCTCCAGAGTCTGGTTAGCACCGTGTTTCTCGCCGTCATCCAAGACATCTTTCACTCGCGGCTTATGTTCGCTCTCCACCGAAACGTTCCCAGTGTAGACTCGGTGCTCACCGTTGATTCATCCAAGATTGTGGGTTCGATGCGGAGGATCTATCCGAATTTCGTGGACGGAATCATCAAATTTCACAACACGGCAAGCACAGCACTCCGTGACGTGTTTTTGATCGCCACCGTCCTCGGATGTTTGACAATTTTTGGATGCGTCTTCATCGAGTGGAAGAGCGTCAAGAGAAAAGAGCCGTAG
- a CDS encoding Cytochrome p450 pisatin — MNTHLVLAVGAFALLAQLTITLIRWFRSPLRSVPGPWLARFTNLWYFYRVKRGNFEKLNVQLHERFGPIVRYGPNRFSFSDAESPKTIYGHGTQFPKSDFYTTFQPSEDMWNMFADRDIKHHAHTRRFYANAYSMASLIHYEPYLNECGALFSQRLLEFSKAGTAADFGHWFQCFAFDAIAMMTYGKRLGFLDRGEDIANVIDNLDNNLLYASMMGIFPALHKFAMPLLAMIDARIGSGTGMYVIDFTRKTIGDERASPKSVAEATYQEDGAAVGETFLSKFLAKHSNNPDEYSNFHVLTGCASNMFAGSDTTGISLSAILYNLLKNPDSMGRLREEIDDFTRRGELSQAPSFKETQKMPYLQAVIKEALRVHPAVGLPWERVVPEGGATIGGRFFPEGSIVGINSWVQHRNKALFGEDAELFRPDRWLISDEARLSVMNRNWMPFGLGSRTCMGKNISMLEMSKLIPRIIRDFEFKLEGPSAMPGCSWETHNAWFVKPRKFYATVRSRKTA; from the exons ATGAACACTCACCTTGTATTGGCCGTCGGGGCTTTCGCATTACTTGCCCAACTCACGATCACCCTCATACGATGGTTTCGATCTCCCCTTCGTTCAGTGCCTGGGCCATGGCTAGCCCGCTTCACAAACCTTTGGTACTTCTATCGCGTTAAGCGAGGTAACTTCGAAAAGCTCAACGTTCAGCTTCATGAGCGATTCG GCCCAATCGTTCGTTACGGTCCAAATCGATTCAGTTTCAGTGACGCCGAGTCACCCAAGACAATCTACGGTCATGGGACGCAGTTTCCAAAGTCAGACTTTTACACCACTTTCCAGCCGAGCGAGGACATGTGGAACATGTTTGCGGACCGGGACATCAAGCACCACGCCCACACCAGGAGGTTCTACGCCAATGCGTACTCAATGGCCTCCCTTATTCATTACGAGCCCTACCTGAACGAGTGCggcgccctcttctcccaaCGACTTCTCGAATTTTCCAAGGCCGGAACTGCGGCTGACTTCGGTCACTGGTTTCAGTGTTTCGCATTCGATGCCATCGCCATGATGACGTACGGAAAACGTCTCGGGTTTCTGGATCGAGGAGAGGACATTGCCAATGtcatcgacaacctcgacaacAACCTCCTATACGCGAGCATGATGGGAATCTTCCCGGCACTGCACAAGTTCGCTATGCCGTTACTGGCCATGATCGATGCTCGCATCGGTAGCGGTACTGGTATGTATGTGATCGACTTCACCCGGAAGACGATCGGGGACGAGCGAGCTTCGCCAAAGTCAGTCGCCGAGGCCACATAccaagaagacggcgcggCTGTCGGCGAGACGTTTCTCTCGAAGTTTCTGGCCAAACACTCCAACAACCCCGATGAATATTCCAATTTCCACGTTCTTACTGGATGCGCATCGAATATGTTCGCGGGCTCCGACACCACCGGCATCAGCCTGTCGGCCATTCTGTACAACCTTCTCAAGAACCCAGACAGCATGGGCAGGCTGCGCGAGGAGATCGACGACTTCACCCGCCGTGGCGAGCTTTCGCAAGCGCCCTCTTTCAAAGAGACCCAAAAGATGCCCTACCTCCAAGCTGTCATAAAAGAGGCGCTGCGTGTCCATCCAGCAGTGGGATTGCCTTGGGAAAGGGTCGTGCCCGAAGGTGGCGCCACTATTGGTGGAAGATTCTTTCCAGAGGGG TCCATAGTGGGCATCAATAGCTGGGTCCAACACAGGAACAAGGCCCTGTTCGGAGAGGATGCTGAACTCTTCCGTCCCGATCGATGGTTGATCAGTGACGAGGCCAGGCTGTCCGTGATGAATAGGAACTGGATGCCT TTTGGTTTGGGGTCAAGGACCTGCATGGGAAAGAATATTTCGATGCTGGAAATGTCAAAGCTCATTCCCAGGATCATCCGCGACTTTGAATTCAAGCTCGAAGGCCCTTCTGCCATGCCTGGTTGCTCTTGGGAAACCCATAACGCTTGGTTTGTCAAGCCCCGCAAGTTTTATGCCACGGTACGGTCCAGGAAGACGGCTTAG